TTCTGCACGCTGAACGGATCGAGCAGATTGCCCGCTTCGTAGGCAACGATGATCGAAGGCTTGATTTCGGGCAGCGGCTTCACCTGCCCCTTCAGGCCCTGGGTGTTTCTTCCATCCACGAGCGCAGGTCTTCATGGTCTTCGCTACCGCAGCCCGCCAGCGCCAGACTGGCCGCCAGCATCGTCAGGAGGCGCTTCATTTATTGGCCCCCTTGGCCTTGTCGGCCTTTGCCTTCTTGATTCGGGCAATCTCTTCGTCGTCGAGATAACGGTAGGTGGTCGCCACGGCATCCATCTTCAGGCCGTCCTTGCTTGAATCAATGACGATCGAACCCAGGGTCACGATGCGCGAGAGCTTGGCGACGTCACCGGCAAAGTTGCCGAGGTCGTGATAGCCGCCGGTGACGCGGATCGTGATCGGCATTTCGGCGTAGAAATCCTTGACCGCTTCGCCACCCGGCTTCCAGGTTTCGAACTGCAGGCCGCGGCTCAGACCGGCCTGACTGATGTCGACCAGCAGCGATTCCATCTCGGCCTTGTTCGGAAGCTGCTTGAGCAGCGCACCGAAGGACTTGTCGATGTCGGCCAGCTGTTGCTGGTACTGCTCGAGATTCACCGCCTGACGCTTCTTGTTGAGCCATTCGTCCTTCAGCGTCTGTTCCTCGAGTCGCTTCTGTTCGAGCTCGA
The window above is part of the Methyloversatilis discipulorum genome. Proteins encoded here:
- a CDS encoding type 4a pilus biogenesis protein PilO, with protein sequence MKQIQMPQIDFTRIADDFKNLDPKDVGNWATAPKAAVLLGVLVATLAAGWWFLWDPLRVELEQKRLEEQTLKDEWLNKKRQAVNLEQYQQQLADIDKSFGALLKQLPNKAEMESLLVDISQAGLSRGLQFETWKPGGEAVKDFYAEMPITIRVTGGYHDLGNFAGDVAKLSRIVTLGSIVIDSSKDGLKMDAVATTYRYLDDEEIARIKKAKADKAKGANK